Proteins encoded together in one Oreochromis aureus strain Israel breed Guangdong linkage group 23, ZZ_aureus, whole genome shotgun sequence window:
- the LOC116321870 gene encoding gamma-crystallin M2-like, translated as MERTGKIFFYEDKNFQGRYYECSSDCPELSSHFSRCNSIRVESGAWVIYERPQYMGYQYILCKGEYPNYQSWNGFNDTIRSCRFIRYPSTRHRIRIYERPDFSGQMIEFSEDMPNLQDRWRYRDIHSAHVQDGTWVFYEHPSYRGRQYLLEKGEYRRHSEWGALHPSVGSIRRVVDF; from the exons ATGGAGCGCACAGGGAAG ATCTTTTTTTACGAGGACAAGAACTTCCAGGGTCGTTACTACGAATGCAGTAGCGACTGTCCCGAGCTAAGTTCCCACTTCAGCCGCTGTAACTCTATTCGGGTGGAGAGTGGAGCCTGGGTCATCTATGAGAGACCCCAGTATATGGGCTACCAGTACATCCTCTGTAAAGGGGAGTACCCCAACTATCAGAGTTGGAACGGCTTCAATGACACCATTCGCTCCTGTCGCTTCATTAGATAT cCATCCACCAGGCACAGGATCCGCATTTACGAACGTCCAGACTTCAGTGGCCAGATGATAGAGTTTAGCGAAGACATGCCCAACCTGCAGGACCGCTGGCGCTACCGCGACATCCACTCGGCCCACGTCCAGGACGGCACCTGGGTCTTCTATGAGCATCCGAGCTACAGGGGGCGCCAGTACCTGCTGGAAAAGGGCGAATACAGACGACACTCGGAGTGGGGAGCTCTTCATCCATCTGTAGGCTCCATTAGACGCGTCGTGGACTTCTAG
- the LOC116321869 gene encoding gamma-crystallin S-1-like yields the protein MSTKCIIFYEDKNFQGQSHECDNDSSDLHTYFPRCNSIRVEGGFWVVYERPNYMGYQYVLSPGEYPDYQYWLGINDSIRSCRIIRNVGNSWRLKVWEKPNFEGQSMEMADNLPAFPKHWKNNNVHSCKVFEGAWIFFEHPNYRGRQYLLERGEYRRYAEWGGMQPSVGSIRRVKEQ from the exons ATGAGtacaaaatgt ATCATCTTTTACGAGGACAAAAACTTCCAGGGTCAGTCCCACGAGTGTGACAATGATTCCAGTGACCTGCACACCTACTTCCCCCGCTGCAACTCCATCAGAGTGGAGGGAGGATTCTGGGTAGTCTATGAAAGACCAAACTACATGGGCTACCAGTACGTGCTAAGCCCAGGAGAGTATCCAGACTACCAGTATTGGCTAGGTATCAACGATTCCATCAGGTCCTGTCGAATTATTAGAAAT GTGGGGAATTCATGGAGGCTGAAAGTTTGGGAAAAGCCAAACTTTGAAGGTCAGTCGATGGAGATGGCAGACAACTTGCCTGCCTTCCCCAAGCACTGGAAAAACAACAATGTCCACTCTTGCAAGGTGTTCGAAGGAGCCTGGATCTTCTTTGAGCACCCAAACTACAGGGGCCGCCAGTACCTGCTTGAGAGGGGCGAATACAGGAGGTACGCTGAGTGGGGGGGCATGCAGCCCAGCGTTGGATCCATCCGCCGGGTTAAAGAGCAGTAG